The following are encoded in a window of Bacteroides sp. AN502(2024) genomic DNA:
- a CDS encoding glycosyltransferase family 2 protein — MIDYGVDIIDNIVEGFSRNITWQVMLTTYWFLVFVEFPRYYLLEICIVLWRKLTYRSIREKRNAARKRLYAERPFVTILAPGKNEGAHIYTLVQSLREQTYTNYEIIIVDDGSDDNSPLICEDLKRAGYIDRFIHTNVRGGKASAANLGLRFSSGKYVIHLDADTSLDRHAIENILLPFYYGKDIRAVGGAVKVRNADDTICSSLQALEYLKTIQVGRMVTNTLGILHIISGAFGAFDRKALMQVGGWDIGPGLDGDITQKFRKMGFRISFAENAVAMTNAPTSWRALYRQRQRWSKSLVRFRLRKHRDVFMPYGNFSFSNLISNLEGIMYDFVFNFIWVVYVVILILEHPDKIVEIFAVGYIIRFFFNLIAFSIIMLVSERPSEEKHLIKYVPLSTFYTGYFLRMARLTAHLKEIFFFSSYKDAWNPRKTSEVAQVERI; from the coding sequence CTACTGGTTCTTGGTATTCGTGGAGTTTCCAAGATACTACCTGCTTGAAATATGTATCGTGCTATGGCGCAAGTTGACCTATCGAAGTATACGGGAAAAACGGAACGCTGCCCGTAAGCGACTGTATGCCGAGAGGCCGTTTGTCACTATTCTCGCTCCGGGTAAGAATGAAGGGGCGCATATCTATACACTGGTGCAGTCTCTGAGAGAGCAGACCTATACCAACTATGAGATCATTATTGTGGACGACGGCTCCGACGATAACTCTCCGCTGATTTGTGAGGATCTTAAGCGGGCAGGATACATCGACCGCTTTATCCATACGAACGTGAGAGGTGGAAAGGCGAGTGCCGCCAACCTCGGACTTCGTTTTTCATCGGGCAAGTATGTCATACATCTGGATGCCGACACCTCTCTTGATCGTCATGCCATAGAGAACATACTTCTTCCATTTTATTACGGCAAAGACATTAGGGCTGTCGGAGGGGCGGTGAAGGTGCGTAACGCTGACGATACGATATGCAGTTCGCTGCAAGCGCTCGAATACCTCAAAACCATACAGGTAGGACGGATGGTGACAAACACCCTCGGCATCCTTCATATCATATCCGGGGCTTTCGGGGCTTTCGACCGGAAGGCACTTATGCAGGTGGGGGGATGGGACATCGGACCCGGACTGGACGGTGACATCACCCAGAAGTTCCGCAAGATGGGATTTCGTATCTCTTTTGCCGAAAACGCTGTGGCAATGACCAACGCCCCCACCTCGTGGCGCGCACTGTATCGTCAGCGTCAGCGTTGGAGCAAGTCGCTGGTACGTTTCCGCCTACGCAAGCACCGCGACGTGTTCATGCCTTACGGCAACTTCTCGTTCTCGAACCTGATTTCCAACCTCGAAGGAATCATGTACGATTTTGTGTTCAATTTTATATGGGTTGTCTATGTCGTGATTCTGATTCTGGAGCATCCGGATAAGATTGTGGAGATATTTGCCGTGGGGTATATCATCCGCTTCTTCTTCAATCTTATTGCGTTCTCAATCATCATGCTGGTGAGCGAAAGACCTTCGGAAGAGAAACATTTGATTAAATATGTACCACTTTCTACATTCTATACCGGTTATTTCCTGCGTATGGCAAGACTGACCGCCCATCTCAAGGAGATATTCTTCTTCTCATCCTATAAGGATGCGTGGAACCCGCGA